The genomic stretch TTATGGCCTCGCCCATGACATCGACCACACTTTGTCACACTTTTTCGACTTGTGAAGGTATCCTTTGAGTTCTTCTTCTACCTGGTTGGCTTCGAACATCAGGAGCATTGATTACAAATGGGTGCTCGGGATTGGACTCATACATGTGACATGTAGGGATTGGATTTAAGATTCCTCTGTAGCTTTCACGATACAACTCTATCTTAAAGTATTTGTCACAGAAATCATATAATGACAATGACTTTGACTCTATTGCTGCACATGCATGTTTGCATGGAAACCTATTAACCTGCCATGCTCTGCACGAACAAGTCATAACAGACAAATCAACAGCAAATGATTTATCTCCATCCACAACCTCAAAACTCCAGCCACATGCCTTACGTAGTTTTAAGCTGCGAGATTCAGCATATGTTTTTGCAAGAGCATTCTCCTTTGATGGACTCAATCTTTTAACCATCCCCATTGTTGCTTCACGTCGTCTGTGCATCATGTCCATAATTTGAATGCGTATATGGTCCACCATGGGCACAATAGGAAGAAACCGTGCTGTTTTAACCCAATTATTCCACGATTCGGCTATGTTATTATTCATGACACCCCAACGATTTCCTAGAAAACATGCATTTGCCCAACTTTCTGGACACGAAGATACTATGAAGTCTTTAGCAAGTGGCATTGACCGTATTATATTGTTAATATGTTCTTGAAACTCTTGTCTCGATAGGGCATATGCAGCTTTCTTGAAAACAGATGACCAATATTTTTTGTTATGAAGTGGGTAGCTTCGCATGACCtacattcaaataaaaaaaagaatataAACTAGTATGCACAAAGTAATATCTAAAAAGTAATGTTTCCTAACAAAAGTATACCATTAGACAAACCTGTTTCACGAAATTATCTACCAAATGCCTTAAACAGCAGGCATGAGGACTACCTGGGAATACTAACTGAATAGCCTTGATTATCCCAGGATGTCTGTCAGAGAAAAAGGTAAACTCATGGAACCCAATAAAGCGATGTGAAAGTAGAGCACTTTTAAGTTGGAAACAAAACCATCCCCAATTATCATCATTTTCAGCATCTACAACTGAGTATGCTAATGTGAAAAGATCATCATTAGCATCCTTTGCCACAGCAACCAAAATACATCCCTTGTATTTATTCTTTATGTGAGTGCCATCCAAGAAAACCAAGGGCCTACATCCATTGATAAAACCAGTTGCACATGCGTTGAAACAGATGAATAATCGTTTAAAGTTATTGCTACAATGATCAATTTCACACTCGACAAAACTTCCAGGATTAGTTTCTTTGATAGCACTACAATACCATCTTAATCTATCATACGCCCCCTCCTCTACACCATGAATGTCATGCATTGCCAATTCCTTCCCTTTCCAAACCTTGTTGTAATTAAGCTCAACCCCATAAGCTCTGTGAATATCTTTCAACATCATGCATGGTCGATACGAGGGCTCTCCCCTCAATCTGTCCATCACAATATTAGAAACCCAGGCAGCATCAGCTTTAGGATGTCCTCTACTACGAAGATTGTCATCTCCACAAGTATGAATTAGATTGCATTTTCTAATGCCAAAAAGTTTGTCAGCTTTATGTCTTGAAGCATATATTCTCCAAGAACAGTTGCTTGTGCTACAGACAAGAATAACCTTCTTATTATCATTCTTTTTATACAAAAATGACCGTTTCGTAGCAACTGCATAATTTTTAGCACATTTTCGAAATTCTGCAGCATCCTTGAATATTTGGCCCTCTCCACGGATGCAATGACTCCAAACGTCTATGGAATTTCTTACCAACCCCACTTCAAGATGGTCATCATTACTAGTCTGTGTCTCTTCTTCAGTTTCAAACCTTATCAATTTAACAGTGAGTATAATATCATTGTACGCATAAAACAATTTTAGTTAACCTACTATCTATATACCAAAACACACAGCATTAAATTCTTAAATAATTATCAAAGACTTATTAATGAAACTGAAATGTGTACAATACAACATGTGGATGCGTATGAAATCTAAACAATAGGATATCATTTTTTAACTATTTTAAGTAGTTCAATATTTTGTTGATCTCTCATTTTTTaccttttaataaattattaatgcAACGTAAATGGAATATAGTCATGTTCTATTTAATAGTTCAAATGATCCAATGTCTTCAAAACTAAAACTCACGCATGATCAAGATTCACAAGAAGCACACCTATAACATATCTCCATGAAACATAtgataaaaaatgataaataacTAAACAAGATATCATCAGCAATTGTAATCTACAAATGAAATATCAAgcaaagcaaaaaaaaataaataaataaatttcatcaTCATCAATATCAACCCAAttcctataaaaaaaaaatcaaggcaGAAATTTTTTACCTTTCAAGATTGTGGGAACCCATATCATCTTTTTTCACCGCTCTCATATTAATTATTGCCAATCTCATAGACGTGTAAAGATGTGTCATAATACGGACGTCATCATCTTCATTCAATGTCACATACATATTCTGATGTGGAGCTAGATATTGCAAGATCACATTTTGTGGAGCAATCTCCTCACATTTTCTTCCAAGATTAAGAAACAACTCCATTAGACTGAAGCcattaaaaattgaaatcatATAGAGGTCTTCTTTATACTTGCAACTACCCAGAAATGAAAAATTCGAAGATCCTGATCCAGATTCCATTTCTCTAAGAAATTGAACAAAAACCTGCGTCACCTAAGTGGTTGAGAAATTGCATTAGAAAACATTATGCAATTTCATAATCAAATCATAACATTACAAAATAAATTGAGAAATAATAtacaatttcataacacatcataaatgaGGAACAATATACTCATTCAAATATTATCGGCCTTTATTCTTATATAACATTAGAAAATTGTCTTTAGGAAGTGGAACACACAATGTAATTTCTAAAATTCTATAACCTCTATTAGTTGGTTCTATATGCTTGCTCtctctaaaataaaaatatccaatACAAAGTGTTCCATATTTTGGACAAAGAATCTATTTAATATACCCATTGCAGTATCACATTTTTGCTAAGTATCCCTTTGTCCAACCTCCCAAAGTGGTTATCCTCGTGCAAATTCCTTCCAGCAAGAAAGCACTGaataatgattaaaaaaaatataataaatcaaaGTGGTTTGCAGAGATTCTTAATCCAAAACATGTCATCATTAATTTAGTGGGCACCAAAATATAATAAACCATCACCAATagcacaaaattttgtacaaatcgtACAATGACATGTTGAAAATCGAGAAGCCAACAAATTCGAACAATAACTTACATCAAACAAATAATGAACTGTGGATATCAAACAAAATGCGACTAATCaatcaaaaaattataaaaagtgaAGAAACTTACTATTTTTCAAGGTGACTAGTTGGAAGCAACGAGATCGGACTAATAAGAGGCTTAATGCAAGGTGAAGAAACTTCGACTATCTATTTCGACGCCTACTTCAGTCTCCTCGTCGGAGTGTTTGGCCGGTCACTGAATCTCAGTGTTTAGGATTTTGCATGGTCGTGGATTTTCTATGGATTTGTTTGGTTAGGGTTTTTCGAATGGAGATCATGTTTGAAGAAGAAATAGGGGAGAGGTAAAGTAATTCAATTGGTAAATTTGTAAATTGATATATCAAGGAGTGAAACTGATTTCTTACATAAAGTTAATCTCTCTTAAAACATTTATTATTCAGTTGAAGAATTTATAGGTTCATAGTAGTTAGATATCTCATTTATCTATAAAAAGGATACTAAAATGTAAAAAAACCACCACCAAATAGCACAAAAATATTGTACAAATCACACAATGACCTGCTAAAAAGCGAGAAGCCAAAAAATTTGAACAATAacaaacaacaaacaaataatgtAATGTGAAAATCGAACAAAATAAGATTAATCGATCAAAAACTCCAAATAGCGAAGAAACTTACTATTTTTTGAGGTGATTGGCTGACTTCGACTTTGTTTCTTTCGTCGTTTGCTTCAGTCTCCTCGTCGATGGATTTGGTCGGTCGGTTGGTGGATCTCGACGATTAGAGCTTTACATTGTCATCGGTGGGATTGGCGGACAAATGACTTTGTTTGGTTAGGGTTAGAGCTTTTCCTTCGTAGAGATGGACTGATAGATGTGGTTGGGAATGAAATGGGGGAGAGGTGAGGATTGACGTGCTTGGTTAGGATTAGGGCTTTTCTTTTGTTATGTCCGATGGATGTGGCTGGGAAAGAAATGGGGGAGAGTAAAAGAATTAATGAGGGGGTAAATTTGTAAATTCATGTATtaggaagttaaaaaaaaaatttggggaGTGTAAAATAAGTTTTGTTTAAAGAGGGAGCCGACATAAAAAAACATTCATGAATAGGGATTTATCTATAGTTTACcgttattttat from Zingiber officinale cultivar Zhangliang chromosome 5B, Zo_v1.1, whole genome shotgun sequence encodes the following:
- the LOC121987026 gene encoding uncharacterized protein LOC121987026 translates to MELFLNLGRKCEEIAPQNVILQYLAPHQNMYVTLNEDDDVRIMTHLYTSMRLAIINMRAVKKDDMGSHNLERFETEEETQTSNDDHLEVGLVRNSIDVWSHCIRGEGQIFKDAAEFRKCAKNYAVATKRSFLYKKNDNKKVILVCSTSNCSWRIYASRHKADKLFGIRKCNLIHTCGDDNLRSRGHPKADAAWVSNIVMDRLRGEPSYRPCMMLKDIHRAYGVELNYNKVWKGKELAMHDIHGVEEGAYDRLRWYCSAIKETNPGSFVECEIDHCSNNFKRLFICFNACATGFINGCRPLVFLDGTHIKNKYKGCILVAVAKDANDDLFTLAYSVVDAENDDNWGWFCFQLKSALLSHRFIGFHEFTFFSDRHPGIIKAIQLVFPGSPHACCLRHLVDNFVKQVMRSYPLHNKKYWSSVFKKAAYALSRQEFQEHINNIIRSMPLAKDFIVSSCPESWANACFLGNRWGVMNNNIAESWNNWVKTARFLPIVPMVDHIRIQIMDMMHRRREATMGMVKRLSPSKENALAKTYAESRSLKLRKACGWSFEVVDGDKSFAVDLSVMTCSCRAWQIELYRESYRGILNPIPTCHMYESNPEHPFVINAPDVRSQPGRRRTQRIPSQVEKCETEKGDDRTKKKRGCIDKKVYSI